One window of the Plasmodium vivax chromosome 2, whole genome shotgun sequence genome contains the following:
- a CDS encoding UMP-CMP kinase, putative (encoded by transcript PVX_081230A) codes for MNCKRIYAGVFLSIVANVSKILVDDFTHLKSEQATSLTASTTNAFCHRGGRAKRHFKTAREKRGVSSGLCKFSLFGGRTHVHRDRKLEGEFFASNSFAMGKDQPFVIFMLGGPGSGKGTQCKLIQDKFDFVHISAGDCLREYLIKCEKGEVDTKHQAVVEDCINNGKIVPVQITLELMKIKMENEIEKRKKQEKEEEAKTGEATNPQEQAEKKSFSFDVFDDTIKLKNDNLDHYHEKLRYQNGIHENKEVVEILKKNKFEQKAKYKFIIDGFPRNYDNFDGWMSVIGNYAYVHLCLFLYCDEDTMIKRCMNRGLMCGRVDDNMDTLRKRFETHKNGCMPIINIFLNENKCIFINANKNIEEVWNDIQYVFTNM; via the exons ATGAACTGCAAACGCATTTACGCAGGAGTGTTCCTCTCCATCGTAGCCAACGTTTCGAAAATCCTGGTTGACGATTTTACTCACCTGAAGAGCGAACAGGCTACTTCGCTAACTGCCAGCACAACAAATGCTTTTTGCCACAGGGGGGGCAGAGCAAAAAGGCATTTTAAAACGGCACGCGAAAAACGCGGGGTGTCCAGTGGGCTCTGCAAATTCAGCCTCTTTGGGGGAAGAACACACGTTCACAGGGATAGGAAGCTTGAGGGGGAATTCTTTGCCAGCAACTCCTTTGCTATGGGTAAAGACCAACCCTTTGTG ATTTTCATGCTGGGAGGGCCAGGCAGCGGAAAGGGAACGCAGTGCAAACTGATCCAAGACAAATTCGACTTCGTCCACATCAGCGCGG GTGACTGTTTAAGGGAGTACCTAATAAAATGCGAGAAGGGCGAAGTGGACACGAAGCACCAGGCTGTCGTCGAGGATTGCATAAATAATG GAAAAATAGTGCCCGTGCAAATAACCCTAGAACTGAtgaaaatcaaaatggagaacGAAATcgaaaagaggaagaagcaggaaaaggaggaggaagccaaaacgggggaggcgACCAACCCGCAGGAgcaagcggaaaaaaaaagcttctcATTCGACGTGTTTGATGACACCATCAAGCTAAAAAACGATAACCTTGATCACTACCACGAGAAACTGAGGTACCAAAATGGCATACACGAAAACAAAGAGGTGGTggaaattttgaagaaaaataaatttgagcaaaaggcaaaatacaaatttattattgATGGGTTTCCCAGAAACTACGACAATTTTGATGGCTGGATGAGCGTAATAGGGAATTACGCCTACGTGCACTTGTGCCTCTTCCTTTACTGCGACGAGGACACGATGATTAAGCGGTGCATGAACCGGGGGCTCATGTGCG gcagAGTAGACGACAACATGGACACCCTGCGGAAGCGCTTCGAGACGCACAAAAACGGCTGCATGCCAATcatcaacatttttttaaatgaaaacaaatgCATCTTCAtcaatgcaaataaaaacatcGAAGAAGTTTGGAACGACATACAGTACGTGTTCACGAATATGTAG
- a CDS encoding hypothetical protein, conserved (encoded by transcript PVX_081235A): MPTQPLTHATMNCYQSDAKKNYLMRQAVFFTPKKNSVNASNEKKEIGSRIGQNGSDEYALNGTLHNHGAWVGGSDQRKTESFSGTIWRGKDALLSLNSDKHGANHGSVSHGSVNHGSVNHGSVNHGSVNHGSVNHGSVNHGSVNLSTVPVTFSHSFGAAEYAVAGGEYSLAGGHYGSGVGEYTVGGTEYSGGCAGEYPFCNANANFGAPSGNFGSANNCCSVSSSLTLQGNNFQTPSIGNMNFLQNGSTMSGNKVAVAAAVAAAGGGNNNEGSLEYLNISSQCFTEKKKDIVYLFQELLSYCECLKRNRKKSTEEINKIRISYNKVSDLLKETLKREKNSHIKIEELRNIIITYDEKLDRVKNSSEGTISNLNKNVQTLIDLNNNLEMEMNKVANENQQLRKIAQNEFNLNKEINELRNQIEILNNEKVVLVNQIDGLRLENSKIENEKNVLLSDKTLLHCKIDELENGLKNKNKKNIFNQPNGTERESNPFIINSDEEINQQLSNYLNLNHEQRTELFKNFLYHWRETNKAGQKFYEQSCVAGAPL, encoded by the coding sequence ATGCCAACCCAACCGCTAACCCACGCAACCATGAACTGCTACCAGAGCGACGCCAAGAAGAACTACCTCATGAGGCAGGCCGTATTTTTCACgcccaaaaaaaactccGTAAACGCAAGtaatgaaaagaaggaaatcGGGAGCAGAATTGGCCAAAATGGGAGTGACGAATATGCCTTGAATGGCACTTTGCACAACCACGGTGCTTGGGTGGGGGGGTCTGACCAGAGGAAAACGGAGAGTTTTAGTGGGACCATTTGGAGGGGCAAAGACGCTTTGTTGTCTCTCAATAGTGACAAGCATGGGGCGAACCATGGCAGTGTGAGCCATGGCAGCGTGAATCATGGCAGCGTGAATCATGGCAGCGTGAATCATGGCAGCGTGAATCATGGCAGCGTGAATCATGGTAGTGTGAACCACGGGAGCGTAAATTTGAGCACCGTGCCTGTGACCTTCTCGCACAGCTTTGGCGCAGCGGAGTATGCCGTCGCGGGGGGAGAGTACTCCCTTGCGGGGGGGCACTACGGCAGCGGCGTGGGGGAGTACACCGTTGGGGGCACGGAGTACAGCGGCGGATGTGCTGGGGAGTACCCCTTCTGTAACGCGAATGCTAATTTTGGCGCACCGAGCGGCAACTTCGGAAGCGCGAACAACTGCTGCAGCGTGAGCAGCAGTCTGACCCTGCAGGGGAACAACTTCCAAACGCCCAGCATAGGCAACATGAATTTTCTCCAAAACGGAAGCACCATGAGCGGTAACAAAGTGGCAGTCGCAGCAGCGGTGGcggcagcagggggggggaacaacaaCGAAGGCAGTCTGGAGTACCTAAACATATCATCCCAGTGtttcacagaaaaaaaaaaagacatcgTGTACTTGTTTCAAGAGCTCCTAAGTTATTGCGAGtgcttaaaaaggaacagaaaaaaaagcacagaggaaattaataaaatacgAATTAGCTACAATAAAGTTTCGGATTTACTGAAAGAAACAttgaagagggaaaaaaacagccacataaaaattgaagagcTGAGGAATATTATCATCACGTATGACGAAAAATTGGACCGAGTTAAAAATAGCTCGGAGGGGACCATATcaaatttaaacaaaaatgtgcaaacaTTAATCGACTTGAACAACAATCTCGAAATGGAAATGAATAAAGTTGCAAATGAAAATCAACAGTTGAGAAAAATTGCACAGAACGAATTCAATttgaataaagaaataaatgagcTGCGAAATCAAAtcgaaattttaaacaacGAAAAAGTTGTCCTTGTAAATCAAATTGATGGACTGCGGTTGGAAAACtccaaaattgaaaatgagaaaaatgtcCTCCTAAGTGATAAGACATTATTACACTGTAAAATTGACGAACTTGAAAATGGgctgaaaaataaaaataaaaaaaacatttttaatcaaCCCAATGGGACTGAGCGGGAGAGTAAtccatttataataaactcggatgaagaaataaaccAGCAGCTCAGCAACTACTTGAATTTGAACCATGAGCAGCGGACGGAGCTCTTCAAGAATTTCCTCTACCACTGGCGCGAGACCAACAAGGCGGGTCAGAAGTTTTACGAGCAGTCCTGCGTCGCCGGCGCGCCGCTCTAG
- a CDS encoding replication factor c, putative (encoded by transcript PVX_081240A) — MNFGFSGIDELNGLDKALIEEIERETKGAGDNKRKFDVYDEYELLLNKKKKKKKKNEQLERNPILAAKGGLEQPPQVSSLTGSPFNREFQNHYIFNDYHFLREYVYKNNLTTDDIFFKPEQVEARSRIDCAKLASSNADIDEYLKIYDCNDIYPPVYVKKLAGEGKRLGGKYMEGLADDAEEHQQGGGSCTGSPFLRRNSQGFRKTLEKVLREIKEEERQRKERRENQQTELGKAHQEEGKTEKKETPQAGKNLKPKKCVNFVEKYRAKYFSELLTDEAINREVLLWMKQWSERIGKGPTSLTSTQGNERNEEEEAKKNSEFQRILLLGGSAGKGKTTLAYVVANHFKFNVIEINGSDDRNKETLIPLVESIVCNNSIGSKPNICIIDEIDGLTSTQQNIEAVMKFLTKKDRRNRSIIRRPIICICNDIYHKSLKELRKISKVVVVESVNHEMLKGRINFICEREGISIGNETVNKLVDICKGDIRAVLNTICFLSIGAVGAMSGGVGSGGVGSGGVGSGGVGSGGAGGVASSASGNDPLLTSPGRPLKQKRKVPISMELLNAYLFYKDANNNYMELLNLIYVKNKNKKIIKRLLEECHQFFHRNLANEYNYLQSYYYVYDNLMNVPFNDFDFCKLSYCLDFLSFCDTLEFRQKQNLSYSLQKTLFFVVYLFILIIHLNMNSHVQYILMHNSHSNFNRAKQMSMRQMKDNFLNESFGAITYKYIYSKHFFFETVNYIFSFFYMNGFFFRNVHLWGTASYFNELDAPKYLLVPYHFNNVSKIKLFCLKLLHLMTLFNVSFTNVSVSSSSLGPFHFGAPRAGHSARGQAVGNYAVGGAAPGAAPGAATCEAEKAYVFDPHVEDLLLFAEKRESGYRQLQQAGKPQTASCQASTFHFHTLESFLTNTVCEKLNELKKWINNQSIYFNEKKKQPSQMQVIKTSSNKMSKKKFEVSYTPNFEKSLTDIILIAHQKGYRKAFSFYFPNEVAQDGVGSTSGRVDAKTGSTDQQAKGARTPGANLKNEQNILKTKILHNTGDAALTIADLVREEKSYMDRTINRQKEIYFTGKYVKTKGYYKNVEERCNAVLQPLHFCVFQGS; from the coding sequence ATGAACTTCGGATTCAGCGGCATCGACGAGCTGAACGGGCTGGACAAGGCCCTCATTGAGGAGATCGAAAGGGAGACGAAGGGCGCGGGGGACAACAAGCGGAAATTTGACGTGTATGATGAGTACGAATTGTTGCtaaataagaaaaagaaaaaaaaaaaaaaaaacgagcaaCTGGAAAGGAACCCCATCTTAGCAGCCAAGGGTGGCCTTGAGCAGCCCCCCCAGGTGAGCTCACTCACAGGATCTCCATTCAATAGAGAATTCCAGAACCACTACATTTTCAATGACTACCACTTCCTGAGGGAGTACGTTTATAAGAACAACTTAACTACGgacgatatattttttaagcccGAACAAGTGGAAGCTAGATCCAGAATCGATTGTGCCAAATTGGCTAGCAGTAATGCAGACATCGATGAGTACCTCAAAATTTACGACTGCAATGATATTTACCCCCCCGTGTATGTGAAGAAGTTGGCTGgtgaggggaagcggctGGGGGGAAAGTACATGGAAGGTCTGGCCGATGATGCGGAGGAACACCAGCAAGGCGGTGGAAGCTGCACGGGGAGCCCCTTCCTGAGACGAAACAGCCAAGGGTTCAGAAAAACGCTGGAGAAGGTCCTACGGGAAATTAAAGAAGAGGAGCGGCAGCGGAAGGAGAGGAGGGAAAACCAGCAGACAGAGTTGGGCAAAGCCCACcaagaggagggaaaaacggaaaagaaggaaaccCCCCAAGCGGGGAAAAATCTGAAGCCGAAAAAGTGCGTCAATTTTGTGGAGAAGTACagagcaaaatatttttctgagCTTCTAACAGATGAAGCCATCAACAGGGAAGTCCTCCTGTGGATGAAGCAGTGGAGCGAGCGAATAGGAAAAGGGCCAACCAGCTTGACATCCACACAGGGAAATGAAAGAaacgaggaagaggaggccAAAAAGAACAGCGAATTTCAACGAATCTTACTTCTGGGCGGGTCagcaggaaaaggaaaaacaaccCTAGCATATGTGGTCGCGAACCATTTTAAATTCAACGTGATTGAGATAAACGGAAGTGATGACAGGAATAAGGAGACGCTAATCCCTCTGGTGGAGTCCATCGTGTGTAACAACTCCATAGGGTCTAAACCTAACATATGCATCATCGACGAGATCGACGGCCTGACGAGCACGCAGCAAAATATCGAAGCGGTTATGAAGTTCCTTACGAAGAAGGACAGGAGGAATAGGAGCATCATCCGGAGACCAATCATTTGCATATGCAATGACATCTACCATAAGAGTCTTAAGGAGCTACGAAAGATAAGCAAAGTCGTTGTGGTGGAGAGCGTGAACCACGAGATGCTGAAGGGGCGAATCAACTTCATCTGCGAGCGGGAGGGCATCAGCATCGGCAACGAGACGGTCAACAAGTTGGTGGACATCTGCAAGGGGGACATCCGGGCGGTTCTGAACACCATCTGTTTTCTCAGCATCGGCGCGGTTGGCGCTATGAGCGGCGGTGTTGGAAGCGGCGGTGTTGGAAGCGGCGGTGTTGGAAGCGGCGGTGTTGGAAGCGGCGGTGCTGGTGGTGTCGCTAGTAGCGCTTCTGGCAATGACCCGCTTCTTACCAGCCCGGGGCGGCCCCTCAAGCAGAAGCGCAAGGTGCCCATCAGCATGGAGCTGCTGAACGCCTACCTCTTCTATAAAGACGCAAACAATAACTACATGGAGCTGCTGAACCTGATTTacgtgaagaacaaaaacaaaaaaataataaaacggTTGCTGGAGGAGTGCCACCAGTTCTTCCACCGAAATTTGGCCAACGAATATAACTACCTCCAATCTTATTACTATGTCTATGATAATCTGATGAATGTCCCTTTCAACGATTTTGACTTTTGCAAGCTGAGTTACTGCCTGGATTTCCTTAGCTTCTGTGATACCCTGGAATTTAGGCAGAAGCAGAATTTGAGTTACTCTCTCCAGAAGACCCTCTTCTTCGTTGTGTACCTCTTCATCCTTATCATTCACCTGAACATGAATTCGCATGTGCAGTACATCCTCATGCACAACAGCCACAGCAACTTTAACAGAGCGAAGCAGATGAGCATGCGACAGATGAAGGACAATTTCTTAAATGAGAGCTTCGGGGCTATCACTTACAAGTACATATACTCcaagcattttttctttgagactgtcaattatattttttccttcttctacATGAATGGGTTCTTTTTTAGGAACGTCCACCTGTGGGGAACGGCTAGCTACTTCAACGAGTTGGATGCCCCCAAGTATCTCCTCGTCCCCTACCACTTTAATAACGTCAGCAAGATAAAGCTCTTCTGCTTAAAGCTGCTGCACCTGATGACTTTGTTTAACGTCTCCTTCACCAACGTGTCTgtgtcttcctcctcgctgGGGCCCTTTCACTTCGGCGCGCCCAGGGCTGGCCACTCCGCAAGGGGGCAAGCGGTTGGCAATTACGCAGTTGGTGGTGCCGCTCCTGGTGCCGCTCCCGGTGCCGCTACTTGCGAAGCGGAGAAGGCGTACGTGTTCGACCCGCACGTGGAGGACCTCCTGCTGTTCGCGGAGAAGAGGGAAAGCGGCTACCGGCAGCTCCAGCAGGCGGGCAAGCCCCAGACGGCCTCCTGCCAGGCGAGCACCTTCCACTTCCACACCCTGGAGAGCTTCCTCACCAACACCGTGTGCGAAAAGCTAAACGAATTGAAAAAGTGGATAAACAACCAGTCGATTTATTTCaacgagaagaagaagcaaccGAGTCAAATGCAAGTCATTAAGACCTCCTCCAACaagatgagcaaaaaaaaatttgaagttAGCTACACCcccaattttgaaaaatcccTAACGGATATCATACTGATTGCACACCAGAAGGGGTACCGCAAGGccttctctttttatttcccaaATGAAGTGGCTCAAGATGGCGTGGGTTCTACCTCCGGAAGGGTAGATGCGAAAACGGGTTCTACGGATCAACAGGCAAAAGGCGCACGAACTCCCGGGGCAAACctcaaaaatgagcaaaacattttgaagaccAAGATTTTGCACAACACGGGAGATGCCGCCCTCACCATCGCAGACCTCGTTAGGGAGGAAAAGAGCTACATGGACCGCACCATCAATAGGCAAAAGGAAATTTACTTCACGGGCAAGTACGTCAAGACCAAGGGCTACTACAAGAACGTCGAGGAGCGCTGCAACGCGGTTCTCCAGCCCCTCCACTTCTGCGTCTTCCAGGGGAGCTAG
- a CDS encoding hypothetical protein, conserved (encoded by transcript PVX_081245A) produces MLRPTRCFVTPRCISEPTGRKQTAKMGKSCNAFDLFMHQYIVKYKSSKVCYLCKNKVTANHVEKMEDVCPQMWRHLHGLTMQPQCPLQSFGQVLRVKDLRFEELEKYRDALQRNGGRHIPPCHPDSAQPLLISKEEDLPPKMPFTLPACI; encoded by the exons ATGCTTCGTCCAACCCGATGCTTCGTCACACCGCGCTGCATATCCGAGCCAACCGGGAGGAAACAAACTGCCAAGATGGGAAAGAGCTGCAACGCGTTTGACCTCTTCATGCACCAGTACATCGTCAAGTACAAGAGCAGCAAAGTGTGTTACCTCTGCAAG AACAAAGTAACCGCCAACCACgtcgaaaaaatggaggacgTCTGCCCCCAAATGTGGAGGCACTTGCACGGCCTCACCATGCAGCCCCAGTGCCCCCTGCAGAG cTTTGGCCAGGTACTGCGTGTAAAAGACCTACGGTTTGAGGAGCTCGAAAAGTACAGGGACGCCCTGCAGCGGAA CGGAGGGAGGCACATTCCTCCCTGCCACCCCGACTCTGCTCAACCGTTGCTAATCAGCAAAGAGGAGGACCTTCCCCCCAAGATGCCTTTCACTCTCCCGGcttgcatttaa